Below is a window of Neodiprion virginianus isolate iyNeoVirg1 chromosome 4, iyNeoVirg1.1, whole genome shotgun sequence DNA.
ATTCATTAGCCGCACCACAAGATCGAATTGCTGATGCTCAAGCATTGCTTTATTGCCAACGACATGCTGTGCCAACTCCATACACAACGCCAATCGGGCTGCCTTGCTTTTTAAAGCTCTTAATACTGCAGGAAACGTTTTTCTTGCATCGGATATTTTGTTCTCAAATATACAGTTTATACAATTGCGTAATACTTCTAGTCTTCGTGCCGAGTTACTTACTAAATGTCTAGTGTCATGGATTATTGAGATATGAGGCCCCATAGGAACTATACGTGGCTGAATTGGCCTCAATGAAGATAAtctagaacaaaaaaaaatcgttactcgTTATTTCGGCGCTCTGAGAATAAAAGcagataaatttaaaaatgtcaaTGAGTATATTTCATAATACAGTTACTCGGATTAGAAGGCATACCTAACTTTGAGATTATTCTTAGCCAATCCTTCATCTATTATTGCCTGTACTTGATCACAATTAATATGTGGCAATGGTGGTTGGTGAATTCTAGCAAATGCTCCTTCAGGTGGCTTAAGAATCTTTTGTACATAGGGTTGAGGATTTGGGTTTTCATTTGTGTATAGTTGCTGAGCCAACTCTTGAATGTGAGTCAATAGCAATCCTGAAAAAtataagatattttttaaagcCAAAGATTCTCTTGCGAAAAGTAACTACTGGACCCTAATAATTTCGTAGTACCCTTGCTGCTAGTAAAGCATCCATCACGTTACAAGAATACTTACGATGATCCTGTGCTTCTTGTTTAAGGTGATCACTAAGGTTACTATGCAATTCATCCCAAACATCGCAAGGTCGCCATGGCGGCCCTCGTTCAACTATAAATGACGTGAAGAACATGCAATCGAGAACCCTTGTTGTGAAATCACAATCAGTTAGGCCTCGTTCTCCCAAGAATGCAGCCTATTAGCAAAAattagatttattttattatggaaaAAACTTGAGAGATATAGCCATGAAGCTATCGTTACAACAAAATCAAAGcaccagaaaaaaattactgattAGAAAAAGTTTAAAAGATTGCTGTTACAACtgattaaatattttcgactCGATGCTGTTATCATCTAACAAAActttagcaaaaaaaaacaaaaactatcaTTGTACTATTCAATggaattttacaatcaaaGTTTCAGtctaataaaaaatgaaaccacTTTCACAAATCTTGCAGTTTTAGAAATCAATTTAGAAGCAACTGGTACTAGACTTTTTCCAAGGATGTCAGTTGACAAAAATAACATGATTATATCTGTGACAATTACagcaaagatttttttcagcatCCAATGACTTTGTTTCtcacaaaatttaaataatccTATCCCTTAtggagagattttttttcaggctGGAAATCACGTAAAAAAACTATTGATTCAGTCGTGTTCATAGACGAACAGGTTGAATggaatttttcagtaaaataaaGTAGTTTATACATTAAAATAGTAGAAagtatctgaaaaaaatttttaaatgtgaCTTGCTAACAGCCCGAAATTATACTTGAAAGTGTAGTGATAACAAGGAGGagcaataacaaaaatattagtCCTAATATACCATACCTTGTGAAAAGTTATGACAGGCTTTGGATGAATTCGTATCAAAGTCAGACAACTCCGATAGCCTTGTAAAAGCTGAGCAAATGTACGCATAAATACAGCTCGAAGTTCTTTATCTAGCATCGGAGGATGTGGTGCTCTTGTTGCTAACGGGGGAAAAGCGTAGTCGGCACAGCTCAATTCTGGTTGAAGAACAAGTGACAATGCATCTTGGGTTTGCGACAAAAGAGGTTCTGGGAGTAATGATAAGGATACTCCATCAGGTACTGTTATAGAGCCACCATCCAAATCGGCCACTATGACGTCCATCTGAAAAGAATGTTTTCTGTAATTGGACCCCTTAGCCTTGACTTCCTACAAACTTGTAACGATACTATACAACAATTACTATAAGAAATTCACACAACATATTTCAAATCTCTAACTAGCAATACTACCTACCAGCTCTGCAACCTCGTACTTAAGCGAACTGTGAACACCCATTATAAATGGAGTAGGTGTACTTAAAACCTCGACCAAAGCAGCTGGTAGCAGTGGAATGTAAACATGGGTATATCGAAACGGGTACATTAATGCTGTAAGTGCTCGGCATCCCTCTGTTAACCGGGAATAGCTCGCCGAGTGGAATAGAATTTTGTGTTCAGTCATAACTCCGCAAAAGAGCACAAGCACGTTACGAATGCCTGCAAATGAATAGTGTTCAAGTGACTTAGGTAAGCACTAAGCCTTTACTCAATGTGAAATAAGTTCTTACGATTATAGTTAGATATTTACCAAGTTGTTGGAATAGTAAATTGACACTCGTGTCAGTGATTGGAAGTGAAGGACTGATGGGTGGTTGGAGTGCCTGACGGTCCCCTGCACCAATACTAAAGCGAACTTGCGGTCCACCCGCAGGAGGTACTTGTATACATCCAAGAATATTTCCAACCAGTGTTTCCAATGGTATACCAAGATTTTCTACGTACACTGTGTATATGATTCCGAGGCAGTTCTGTGGTCAACATTTTTAAAGGTGTTTCAAAGATGCAACatgcataatttttaaatcataagCTATAATCCGATTATTATTTCTAGAGGAATCTGTTCAGATGCAACAAAAATTACAGTTGGTGAAAAGTCCATCAAATGACATACTCTAAATGTTTCGATGTAATCAAGCCTGGAAACCAGCACCAGACATTTTGGCGCGTACATAATACTATGATGAGTAATGGCAGGAATACTCCGGGCTAAAGTACGGTTGTCTCCATCTACAGGGTCTTCCTCTTCATCGACTGGTTTACTGGGTGTTATAGAAACTGTTTCATTGAAGCACATACAAGCACAGTAATGGCGATTTGCATCGATGTCTGTTAGAATGGATACAAAAAAACGAGGCTCCTGTCTGTCCGTTGACAGTGCCCATCCTTGTGGTTGGCAAAACTGAAATAATAAGGAAAAGTGACTTATAAGTATGGCGGTGATTTTCATGTCTAACATTAATTAGAACATTCAAAAGTGTATGCCTGGaactataaattattatacatatgttaGAAATCACTTGAATATTTTAGGATTCTTCCACTTTCTAAGAACTTATTTCAAGTATCAATATGATTAAAAGGTTGGTTGGCGATTTTAACGAAACTTCTCACCCATTCTATTCCTTCGATAAAAGGTGTATCTGGCCAGTCTTTTTTGGGAAACCTTTGCAGGATTATCCCATTGCTTATCCCACTCCCTGCGGAAATATTCACATTATATACAAGAATATTGAGTATAAACATTTACCACgattataatgtataaaaaatataccattAACAAGCCAATTTGTTACATTAAAACTAGAATCACTCTTTGGTACAAGTATTATTATAACAGATGCTCTGTGCTAGAAGTTCTTTCACAAATGTTTTACAACCAAATATGAGGGACTTATGGCAAACGTGTCACGTAATTCTAAGAATTTTCAAGATGCTAATATATTATTTGCATTTGAATACCTTGCGACAGACCAAAGTGCAAGTTCATTATCATCAATGACAACAATAAAATTgctgtttgaataaaaatatggtATTAAACAGCTGAAAATACTTCTACGATACTTTTCGAAACAAAACTTGCATGACAGTTGTAccaataatataaaattattgacaTAAATTTAGAGTATTTTCCATAGCTGTACAAACAAAGTATTTGTTTAGGATATAAGTTGAGATACACATTGAGCAACTCATTCATGCATAGATCAAATATGGAAGTAagctataatatattatacatacgtacattcATTCGGTCTCAACTTTTTGTGCAGCATTTTAACTTTGAGTTTGAAATAAGAGGGTGGTTGTAGCAATTGATAAATgagatttatttataatattgaaatggtGACTTACTTTCTTTCTCGTGATCGTAACCGACGACAACAAAGTAGTCGGCCAACCGAGACATTTCGGTGAACTCGTGCGGAGTGGGAGAACTGGAGAACATCCCACATAGAGTTATTTACTTGACATTACGAGGAAAGATTGTATGCAACACCTCGTGAACAACCACCGTCCACTCTGGTGGACCACTTGCTATCCTAGCACATCatgtaaattttctcaactctATAACTAGTTGATGATACTCCAGTGATGCTTCTTATACTTTTACAATGCGATGAGACCAGTTCTATGAAATGTAATTATGTTATGTATATGCGTATATTCGATGAAATATTGTCAGTTGGGTGAAAGAGTGGGACTGTATCAAGTGTCAAAACtgtaacgtgaaaaaaaaccaCCGTTGCACGTCGTCGACAGTAATTGTCGTACTCGGCTAGTGATTATACATAGCATAATACGTTTGATAAATTCTCATTGTTTTGTAAATCACAATTTGATGCCACACCCTGAAGCTTTAATCCATAACCTTCCAAACTAAAGCGCTACATTAAATTTCAGTTAAACGCCAACTACACCACTAATAAAGAAGTACACAAGTGCGACGTGCTACCGAAAGTATAGAGGGCAGAGAGAAGGAGGATCAACTCGACGTCAACGTCTACGTGTTGATGGATCTGACAATCGAACAGTACGCGATTTCTCCGCTAGCTGCACGCGAAGCTGTAAGCGACAAGTCGAACAGCAAAAAATGCCTAAAGCGCTTAAAACGTGCTCCGCGAATGCACCCATGACAgcaacaagcagcagcagttTAGTAACTTACTAGATGTTGGcagtgttcgaaaattgactgacagtactgtcagcaatcttttatctcttttgcgcaTCCAAGTTCGTGAATAGCTCTGactctgtcctagggaattttcagtactgtcagtcaatttacgaacacggcCGTTATCACAGTCTAATGACTTGACGCAGCGGCAACAGTGCTCATTAAAATGATGCACTTCAAGCAGCGAAAACTTGCGCCAGAAGTGCTGGTAACTTTCCGTGaattgctgctgctgctactttTTGCTACCCATGAAATGTGTGCACCAAATGCAGCCGATGAAAAACTATAAGTATCATGTATGATGTAAACTATTATGTATACACTCTGAGCATAaggtatacatgcatacagTTCCGCTTTCCACCTGAATTACGCTCCATGAAGTCAGTCATAAAATTGGGCGAAATTGTTGTGATTGATTACGTGCACCGACGTATCTGAGCTAGGACACTTGGGATCTATAATCCAAAAATGAGCTCACGCAAATGGCataaaaagtgttttgtaCCTGGATGTTCGTCAAATAGCTTTGACCAGCCTTTGAAAGCATTCATTAAATTGCCACAGGGAACTGCTGTCCGAAAACAATGGGCCGAAGCAGTCGGTAGAACAGGCAAAGATGTTTACTTCAATCATGTATCCAGTGTCTATTGTTGTGGAGATCATTTTAACGTAAGTTAAACTATTAGGCGTAAACATCAAGTAACCAAATCTGTTTTTGACCATATCGACAGAAAGAATATATAAACATACCACCGCTGTATAATCATTGAGGTTATGAGTTCGAAAATAATGTTATTCTTAGACAGAGACAAAATGATGTGGTTATTACTTTTtatagttttgaaaatatgaatatgagTGATACGCATGTTTTACTATTTACATTATACtgcaaaatataaaaaattagaatcacTCTTGACTTATCACACACTTGCTCCAAGCCACCTTGATTCCAAGCTCATTATCATTGTGATCGATTGACCACTTGACCACTGAAAAGTTTGTTACTTCAGGTTCTCTAgatttccgattttttttttttttggtgtcATACAACATGCTTCTAGTGTAAACAATACTCAACAGCAAATACCAACTTACTTAATTCAAAgcttaaaaaatgtataattttttattatactaaTTTTTTATAGCTTGAAGAGGATGCTGAAAACTGGTTGAAGTATAGGATAATGGGGACAAGTATTAAACTGAAAGCTGGGGTGTTGCCACGTATCTCAGACACCGGTGATAAAAATACTTCATTACTAGATGCACCGTGCAAAGCTGAAAAATTAGATAAGGAATACTACAGATTGATGGCGAGTGAGTCACCTGGCCACAGAGATAGTGGAACCATTATTAGTACTGAAACCAGGGATGATTATAATATTGACATTAAAGATGAACCACTTTCAAGGATTGTTAAGAATGAACCAAGAGAGCCTTCCCAAGAAAAAGTATTTGGAGAAGCGTTAACTGGAGATAAACTTGAATTGCCTCCAGTTATTGTGAAAACTGAACCAAATGATATTTCTTTAGCGAAAATATTGACGGTAGAAGAACATAGTAGAAGCTATGAAAACGTAATACCAAAGAACAAAACCCTCAGCCACAAAGATATTCAATGTAATATAAGCATCCGGAAGCACATGCGTAGCAAGGCTACACAGGTTGATATGAACATATTGATGTGCTCACGAGGGACTTCTCCCATTATATtcaaacagaaaaaataattaaattaatctCTAACTTGTGGGAACGAGtgagaaatgagaaaagtGATGTAAACAATGTTGCAGTTTTCAGGAAAAGGAGAAGAGCatttgactgaaaaatatcactcaatacaaaaattgattgtcAGTGCAAATCATTATAGAGATATAAGGAGTTGAACTGCTAACTGGAAGAGTGATGCAAGGTGCATTTATCAACTTATTCAAAGAAGTTAAAGAGTAAAATATTGTATCGCATTCAAGTACAAActaatattacaaaatttgtcCAGTACGacttttttatagattttacACCCTTTTACGCTATACTCTATTCGTACAACATCTCAGCAGGCGACTATAATTATACAGCTAGTAAAAATTGCGGTGTTATTTTAAGAAAACTGCCAAACTGCCAGAATGCTGTCACGAAACATCGTGCGATATGGGGGTTCTTAATATTTgtgtaattgtaaaaaatgcaTAGAGTAtaccttattattatttactattattattatccgtTGTTTACCCAACGTATGGTCTAGGGTGTTCCTTAATTTGGTCATTTCTGAATTTATTCTATCTCACCCGAAAAATATGTTCATATTctagaacaaaaaatttctaccgAGTTTGCGCCTTTTCCGATAACGTTAACATGTGGCACCGAGCAATTGGAAATTTAAATGCTAATTACATCGGttttttcgatgttttttgattttatttttttcaatatttaacaagagtttaaaaaatattccaatgtATAATTTTGATGTCCGTACTTTTCATAaaatgtaggaaaaaaaagtttagaaCAAGCTCAacgattttgttatttaacGTGGCtaataaatttgtaaagaaAGATGAAAGTATGTCatatttgacatttttaaaatttgttatattatttattcactatatttaaattattcgGTATAAATCAAGAGTTATGATGTATTCTACACAGTACATTGTTTCAAAGTATAAAAGCCAAAAAATTGGGGTAAAATGAGTcgtctaaaaataaattgcgaACAATTATGATGTTATATgctgtaaataaaatttcgattttatatgatgttttaataatataaccaAACATTACACTAAAAATCCACGTTTGGGGTAAAATAATTGGccaaaagaaattttcattgtttgcATTTCTTTCGGTCGATTATTTTGCCCCGCATCAAGATTTGaactttttgcattttttttttaaacgtgtTACGGCAAGCACTCCAGTATGACTATATTTCAGTGGTTCGGCAGCACTTTACGGCAGAATCGGGCATGATTATTGCAAGCTGCTGCCCTGCTGTCCAACACAGGCACACGAATCTGCTCACTGATTACTTCGCTTCTGACTGATTTCGTAAATGGAAACCTTCTCCGtactgtcaaaaatctttcatctcttttgCGCTGCCGAATTTGCAAGTAGTTCTACCTTTGTCTAAAAGAGTTTTCAATGCTCCTAGCTGATTCGGAAAGCACTTTTAACTGTTAGTTGAAGGTGAGATTTCATGGACAGCAAAAAGCAGCAGCAGTTTAGTAACTCATTAGATGTTACTACCGCGTCTATCTAGTGACTTGCCGCAGCAGCATCGCTGGTCATAAAATGTCTTGTATTTGCTGCTTCGCTGTTCGGATGAATGAACTTCAAGTAGCAAAAACTTACGCCGAAAGTGCTAGTAACTTTCAGTGAATTGTGACTGCTGCTATTTTTTGCTGCCAATAAAATAAGTCTTAAGTGCATAAATGCCTCAATTTTCTGGCTAACCTGTCTTTGGTCCGAAACGAAGTGTAACTTCGTTTTTATACGAATTATGGGACAATGCATTCCATCTTCTCATATCAGCTGCATCGTCAATCACTTCAATCAATTCGTATATAATTAAGCTTTATAAAAGCGGGTTGATTGGGTTATCAAACACCTGCAAACCAGGAAGTAAGAGACTTCCTGCCGCAAATGACCAACAAACGATTACTGGTAAAGGAAATTAAATACATTGCAATTTAGGGTGAGGTCCCACGTGCACACGGAACATGGATCATGGAAAGACGGACCGGTAAATGTCCCTCGAGAATGGTAAGTTTCCCGCCAGTTGTACTCCGTGTTGTGGATGTACCACATCCcgcgaaatttttcagatcCGAGCGGAGTGTTTTAATCTATACGTAATCCCTGTCTTCATTAAGAAGACTAAGGAAAATGGagaagaaaatacaaattgaTGTTTTTAAAAGACAATTTGTTTGCTCGCAACAAATTTAGACAAGCTCCCAAGACTAATGCCTAACTACagtcatttcatttttttttgg
It encodes the following:
- the LOC124303091 gene encoding uncharacterized protein LOC124303091 isoform X2, encoding MDLTIEQYAISPLAAREAGTAVRKQWAEAVGRTGKDVYFNHVSSVYCCGDHFNLEEDAENWLKYRIMGTSIKLKAGVLPRISDTGDKNTSLLDAPCKAEKLDKEYYRLMASESPGHRDSGTIISTETRDDYNIDIKDEPLSRIVKNEPREPSQEKVFGEALTGDKLELPPVIVKTEPNDISLAKILTVEEHSRSYENVIPKNKTLSHKDIQCNISIRKHMRSKATQVDMNILMCSRGTSPIIFKQKK
- the LOC124303091 gene encoding uncharacterized protein LOC124303091 isoform X1, which translates into the protein MSSRKWHKKCFVPGCSSNSFDQPLKAFIKLPQGTAVRKQWAEAVGRTGKDVYFNHVSSVYCCGDHFNLEEDAENWLKYRIMGTSIKLKAGVLPRISDTGDKNTSLLDAPCKAEKLDKEYYRLMASESPGHRDSGTIISTETRDDYNIDIKDEPLSRIVKNEPREPSQEKVFGEALTGDKLELPPVIVKTEPNDISLAKILTVEEHSRSYENVIPKNKTLSHKDIQCNISIRKHMRSKATQVDMNILMCSRGTSPIIFKQKK
- the LOC124303091 gene encoding uncharacterized protein LOC124303091 isoform X3 is translated as MKCVHQMQPMKNYKYHGTAVRKQWAEAVGRTGKDVYFNHVSSVYCCGDHFNLEEDAENWLKYRIMGTSIKLKAGVLPRISDTGDKNTSLLDAPCKAEKLDKEYYRLMASESPGHRDSGTIISTETRDDYNIDIKDEPLSRIVKNEPREPSQEKVFGEALTGDKLELPPVIVKTEPNDISLAKILTVEEHSRSYENVIPKNKTLSHKDIQCNISIRKHMRSKATQVDMNILMCSRGTSPIIFKQKK